The Rana temporaria chromosome 13, aRanTem1.1, whole genome shotgun sequence genome has a window encoding:
- the LOC120920994 gene encoding trichohyalin-like isoform X44, with the protein MANLLNAIRRIIDTFHSYSCETAPCDKLNMEEFDKLIQTQFAEVIEDSNDPQTIEKILKALDTNKDGVVDFQEFLELVSKVAVAYFEALRTKKGCDICASRKGPKTSTATATKSPQSQKESDHGQFQTQKQDVTTKESSAQKQDQEKPHEKHHSVHKKDLGQDPKQKQDLTTKEDPLQKTDPASKQDQTQKLDLTKEKEPVSKKEPVQKQDPAQKDLTIKHDPGQKQDSSPIKDSKEKSDVTKKQESTKEKDSTQKSDQEFKLESTPKQYQSQPTSPRPGKDQTQKSESTPKQDQSQPTSPRPVKDQTQKSESTPKQDQSQPTCPRPVKDQTQKSESTPKQDQSQPTSPRPVKDQTQKSESTPKQDQSQPTSPRPVKDQTQKSESTPKQDQSQPTSPRPGKDQTQKSDSTQKDKTTPKQDQPQPTLSTEKQEIKLAKDSENKQYPILKEDPTKKVEPTLKLGETAKQYPAEKKNPSCPRDPEEKQCPAFIKYFQKQDPKQTPSHIVQKDEPKEKHESTQKEDKTRKQDAKETQSSTGKQDSKAKQDPPLEEDPKKKYGQTQDKDNKDSTQKQDQNSKKDVTESQCSLIKKDSTLKQDQTLKEDLKAKQTPILKQEPTLKQDPSVKQDPSVKQDLSHKKDPTLTVESTKKDGQKQDPKDNQDSKPKQDPKDKEDPGQTQKQGSTQKQDQTQKQDPIQKQDPTQKQDPTQKQDPTQKQDQTQKLDPTQKQDQTQKQDQTQKQDQSQKQDQTQKQDPTQKQYQSQKQDQTQKQDPTQKQDPTQKQNPTQKQDPTQKQDPTQKQDQTQKLDPTQKQDPTQKQDQSQKQDQTQKQDTSQKQDPTQKQYQSQKQDQTQNQVTSQKQDPTQKQDLSQKQDTTQKQDQTQKQDPTQKQDPTQKQDQSQKQDTTQKQDQTQKQDPTQKQDQSQKQDTTQKQDPIQKQDPTQKQDSNKNTFSILKLNLIPIQYSTVQQDPTKKLDLNKKEDSTQNQDQVQKAGSTQKPDPTQKEDSQHKQSLSQIPGFTQKLDQGQTQKQESTQKLDTTQKQDQTQKQDQVQKQDQVQKQDSNQKQDQAHKDSTHKQDTAQKQDQTTHKQDQTHKQDQTQKQDATQKQETTQKQDQAQKDSILKQDQTKKQDTTQKQDSTQKQDQTQKKDSIQKQEPTPKQTSTLKQDQTQKQDQTQKDSTHKQDTIQKQDQTTHKQDQTQKQDQTQKQDQAQKQDTTQKQDQAQKDSILKQGQTQKQDTTQKQDTTQKQDQTPKKDSIQKQEPTPMQSSILKQDQTQKQDKTQKQDSTQKQETIQKQDQTQKKDAIQKQDTTQKQDQTQKQDTTQKQDQTQKQDSTQKQDQTQKQDQTQKQDQTQKQDQTQKQDQTQKDSTHKQDTTQKQDQTQKQDSTQKQDQTQKDSTYKQDTTQKQDQTQKDPTHKQDTTQKQDQTTHKQDQTQKQDQTQKQDQAQKQDTTQKQDQAQKDSILKQGQTQKQDTTQKQDTTQKQDQTPKKDSIQKQEPTPMQSSILKQDQTQKQDSTHKQDTTQKQDQTTQKQDTTQKQDQTQKQDTTQKQDQTQKDSTLKQDQTQKQDQAQKQDSTQKQETTQKQDQTQKKDAIQKQDQTQKKDSTQKQDTTQKQDQTQKQDTTQKQDQTQKQDSTQKQDQTQKQDSTQKQDQTQKQDQTQKKDAIQKQDQTTHKQDQTQKKDSTQKQDTTQKQDQTQKQDTTQKQDQTQKQDSTQKQDQTQKQDQTQKQDQTQKDSTHKQDTTQKQDQTQKQDSTQKQDQTQKDSTYKQDTTQKQDQTQKDSTHKQDTTQKQDQTTHKQDQTQKPDQTQKQDQAQKDSILKQGQTQKQDTTQKQDQTPKKDSIQKQEPTPMQSSILKQDQTKKQDSTHKQDTTQKQDQTQKQDSTQKQDQTQKKDAIQKQDQTQKKDAIQKQDQTQKKDSTQKQDTTQKQDQAQKQDSTQKQETTQKQDQTQKKDAIQKQDQTQKKDSTQKQDTTQKQDQTQKQDTTQKQDQTQKQDSTQKQDQTQKQDQTQKQDQTQKDSTHKQDTTQKQDQTQKQDSTQKQDQTQKDSTYKQDTTQKQDQTQKDSTHKQDTTQKQDQTTHKQDQTQKQDQAQKQDTTQKQDQAQKDSILKQGQTQKQDTTQKQDTTQKQDQTPKKDSIQKQEPTPMQSSILKQDQTKKQDSTHKQDTTQKQDQTQKQDSTQKQDQTQKKDAIQKQDQTQKKDAIQKQDQTQKKDSTQKQDTTQKQDQTQKQDSTQKQDQTQKQDQTQKDSTHKQDTTQKQDQTQKDSTHKQDTTQKQDQTQKQDSTQKQDQTQKDSTYKQDTTQKQDQTQKQDKTQKQDSTQKHETTQKQDQPQKKDTIHKQDQTQKKDSTYKQDTTQKQDQTQKQDQTQKQDSTQKQDQTTQKQDQTQKKDSTQKQDSTQKQEQTQKQDSTHKQDTTQKQDQTTHKQDQTQKQDSTQKQDQAQKDSTLKQDQTQKQDQAQKDSTLKQDQTKKQDQTQKKDSIQKQEPTPKQSSTLKQDQTQKQDSTQKQDTTQKQDQTQKDSTHKQDTTQKHDQTTQKQDQTHKDSTLKQDQTQKQDQTQKYSTHKQHTSQKQDQTQKQDTTQKQEQAQKDSTPKQDQTQKDSTYKQDTTQKQDQTTQKQDSTQKQDQAQKDSTHKQDTTQKKDQTTHKQDQTQKQDTAQKQDQAQKDFTVKQDQTQKQDQTQKQDSTQKHDQAQKDSTHKQDTTQKQDQTTQKQDQTQKDSTHKQDTTQKQDQTQKDSTHKQDTTQKQDQTTQKQDQAQKDSTLKQDQTQKQDQTQKQVSTQKQDQTQKHDQAQKQDQTQKQDQAQKQDQVQKQDQTQKQDQAQKQDQAQKQDQTQKQDQAQKQEETQKQDQAQKHDPTPLQCSTMKQYLTQKLDLTKKEDPTQKQDPAQKPDFDQKSDKTQKEDPPQKQSLTQLPGFAQKPDPGQTQQEQKKDSTQKSDSTQKPDSTQKLDPTQKPHSTHKVDPTQKLDPTQKLDPTQKPDSTQKVDPTQKPDSTQKVDPTQKLDPTQKQDSTQKLDPTQKLDPTQKLDPTQKPDSTQKLDPTQKPDSTQKLHPTQKPDSTQKLDPTQKWGTSHFQSPENVVDPYAHSFLEAQQHIDQRDTVPSSYVQYTTAGQTTSQQSQGGDKTAQQTGHTETHYSYTSEGVTPSHQIWGTSFHQGDKDDLYSHSFLKAQHYIDQRETVPSSFVQNTSGGQDTTQQTTQEKKTTPWPTYEPHTSGGQDTTQQTTQEKKTTPWPTYEPHTSGGQDTTQQTTQEKKTTPWSTYEPPTSGGQDTTQQTTQQNKTTTWSTYEPHTSGGQDTTKQGTQEKKTTTWSTYEQHTGGNLGSSSTQSHHEAHPQKQDLSPCHYPLYELSRQSPTLARSKQASTKPEESAEEPQKSPPPSSGVNTSSNTSSQKEEKQKSTGKPFKWPWN; encoded by the exons ATGGCCAACTTACTAAACGCCATCCGGCGGATCATCGATACCTTCCACAGCTACAGCTGCGAGACCGCCCCCTGCGACAAGCTGAACATGGAGGAATTCGACAAACTCATCCAGACGCAGTTCGCCGAAGTCATAGAG GATTCCAATGACCCCCAGACCATTGAAAAAATCCTTAAAGCCCTGGATACGAACAAAGATGGGGTGGTGGACTTTCAAGAGTTCCTGGAACTAGTGTCCAAAGTAGCAGTTGCTTATTTCGAAGCCCTGAGGACCAAGAAAGGCTGCGACATTTGTGCTTCTAGGAAAGGACCAAAGACATCAACTGCTACAGCTACGAAGTCACCACAAAGCCAAAAAGAGTCAGATCATGGCCAGTTTCAAACTCAAAAGCAAGACGTGACCACAAAGGAAAGTTCTGCCCAGAAGCAGGATCAGGAAAAACCACACGAGAAACATCATTCTGTTCACAAGAAAGATCTTGGACAAGATCCTAAACAGAAACAAGATCTCACCACGAAAGAAGATCCCCTCCAGAAGACCGACCCCGCATCTAAACAAGACCAAACTCAAAAGCTAGACCTAACAAAGGAAAAAGAGCCAGTATCCAAAAAAGAGCCAGTCCAGAAACAAGATCCAGCACAAAAAGATCTGACAATAAAACACGATCCAGGACAAAAACAAGATTCTTCCCCGATAAAAGATTCCAAGGAGAAATCTGATGTTACAAAGAAACAAGAATCAACCAAGGAGAAAGACTCCACTCAGAAAAGTGACCAAGAATTTAAACTAGAGTCAACCCCGAAACAATATCAAAGCCAACCAACAAGTCCAAGACCAGGAAAAGACCAAACACAGAAATCAGAGTCAACACCGAAACAAGATCAAAGCCAACCAACAAGTCCAAGACCAGTAAAAGACCAAACTCAGAAATCAGAGTCAACACCGAAACAAGATCAAAGCCAACCAACATGTCCAAGACCAGTAAAAGACCAAACTCAGAAATCAGAGTCAACCCCGAAACAAGATCAAAGCCAACCAACAAGTCCAAGACCAGTAAAAGACCAAACACAGAAATCAGAGTCAACACCGAAACAAGATCAAAGCCAACCAACAAGTCCAAGACCAGTAAAAGACCAAACTCAGAAATCAGAGTCAACACCGAAACAAGATCAAAGCCAACCAACAAGTCCAAGACCAGGAAAAGACCAAACGCAGAAATCAGACTCAACCCAGAAAGACAAAACTACCCCGAAGCAAGACCAACCTCAGCCAACCTTATCAACTGAGAAACAAGAGATAAAATTGGCAAAAGACTCAGaaaacaaacaataccccatcctGAAAGAAGACCCAACTAAGAAAGTAGAACCTACACTGAAACTGGGTGAAACTGCAAAGCAATATCCAGCTGAGAAGAAAAATCCCAGTTGTCCACGTGACCCAGAAGAGAAACAATGCCCTGCATTTATAAAGTATTTCCAGAAGCAAGATCCCAAACAGACACCAAGTCACATAGTCCAGAAAGATGAACCAAAAGAGAAACATGAGTCAACCCAAAAAGAAGATAAGACCAGAAAACAAGATGCTAAAGAAACTCAAAGTTCTACAGGGAAGCAAGATTCAAAAGCGAAACAAGACCCACCCTTAGAAGAAGACCCAAAAAAGAAATATGGGCAAACTCAAGACAAGGACAATAAAGACTCAACCCAAAAACAAGATCAGAATAGCAAAAAAGATGTTACAGAAAGTCAATGTTCTTTGATAAAGAAAGATTCAACATTGAAACAAGACCAAACTCTCAAAGAAGACCTTAAAGCAAAACAAACCCCAATCCTCAAACAAGAACCAACCCTCAAACAAGATCCATCCGTCAAACAAGATCCATCCGTCAAACAAGATCTATCCCACAAAAAAGACCCAACCCTTACGGTAGAATCAACAAAAAAAGATGGACAAAAACAAGATCCAAAAGACAACCAAGATTCAAAACCTAAACAAGATCCAAAGGACAAAGAAGACCCAGGACAGACCCAGAAACAAGGATCCACTCAGAAACAAGACCAAACCCAGAAACAAGACCCGATTCAGAAACAAGACCCAACCCAGAAACAAGACCCAACCCAGAAACAAGACCCGACTCAGAAACAAGACCAGACCCAGAAACTAGACCCGACTCAGAAACAAGACCAGACCCAGAAACAAGACCAAACTCAGAAACAAGATCAGTCCCAGAAGCAAGACCAGACCCAGAAACAAGACCCCACCCAGAAACAATATCAGTCCCAGAAGCAAGACCAGACCCAGAAACAAGACCCAACCCAGAAACAAGACCCAACCCAGAAACAAAACCCAACCCAGAAACAAGACCCAACCCAGAAACAAGACCCAACCCAGAAACAAGACCAGACCCAGAAACTAGACCCTACCCAGAAACAAGACCCCACCCAGAAACAAGATCAGTCCCAGAAGCAGGACCAGACCCAGAAACAAGACACAAGCCAGAAACAAGACCCCACCCAGAAACAATATCAGTCCCAGAAGCAAGACCAGACCCAGAACCAAGTCACAAGCCAGAAACAAGACCCCACCCAGAAACAAGATCTGTCCCAGAAGCAAGACACAACCCAGAAACAAGACCAGACCCAGAAACAAGACCCAACCCAGAAACAAGACCCCACCCAGAAACAAGATCAGTCCCAGAAGCAAGACACAACCCAGAAACAAGATCAGACCCAGAAACAAGACCCCACCCAGAAACAAGATCAGTCCCAGAAGCAAGACACAACCCAGAAACAAGACCCCATCCAGAAACAAGACCCCACCCAGAAACAAGACTCCAATAAGAACACATTCTCAATTCTTAAGCTAAACTTAATCCCAATACAGTACTCTACAGTGCAACAAGACCCAACCAAGAAACTAGACCTAAACAAAAAAGAAGACTCCACCCAGAACCAAGACCAAGTCCAGAAAGCTGGCTCTACTCAGAAACCGGACCCAACCCAGAAAGAAGATTCACAACATAAGCAAAGCCTAAGCCAGATTCCAGGCTTTACACAGAAACTAGACCAAGGACAGACCCAGAAACAAGAGTCCACCCAAAAGCTGGACACCACCCAGAAACAAGACCAGACCCAGAAACAAGACCAGGTTCAAAAACAAGACCAGGTCCAGAAACAAGACTCCAATCAGAAACAAGACCAGGCCCATAAAGACTCAACTCATAAACAAGACACCGCTCAGAAGCAAGACCAGACCACTCATAAACAAGACCAGACCCATAAACAAGACCAGACCCAGAAACAAGATGCCACCCAAAAACAAGAAACCACCCAAAAACAAGACCAGGCCCAGAAAGACTCCATTCTTAAACAGGATCAGACCAAGAAACAAGACACCACCCAGAAACAAGACTCCACCCAGAAACAAGACCAGACCCAGAAAAAGGACTCAATTCAGAAACAAGAGCCAACCCCAAAGCAGACCTCTACACTGAAACAAGACCAGACCCAGAAACAAGACCAGACCCAGAAAGACTCCACTCATAAACAGGACACCATTCAGAAGCAAGACCAGACCACCCATAAACAAGACCAGACCCAGAAACAAGACCAGACCCAGAAACAAGACCAGGCCCAGAAACAAGACACCACCCAAAAACAAGACCAGGCCCAGAAAGACTCCATTCTTAAACAGGGTCAGACCCAGAAACAAGACACCACCCAGAAACAGGACACCACCCAGAAACAAGACCAAACCCCAAAAAAAGACTCAATTCAGAAACAAGAGCCAACCCCAATGCAGTCCTCTATACTGAAACAAGACCAGACCCAGAAACAAGACAAGACCCAGAAACAAGACTCCACCCAGAAACAGGAAACCATACAGAAACAAGACCAAACCCAGAAAAAAGACGCAATTCAGAAACAGGACACCACCCAGAAACAAGACCAGACCCAGAAACAGGACACCACCCAGAAACAAGACCAGACCCAGAAACAAGACTCAACCCAGAAACAAGACCAGACCCAGAAACAAGACCAGACCCAGAAACAAGACCAGACCCAGAAACAAGACCAGACCCAGAAACAAGACCAGACCCAGAAAGACTCCACTCATAAACAGGACACCACCCAGAAACAAGACCAGACCCAGAAACAAGACTCAACCCAGAAACAAGACCAGACCCAGAAAGACTCCACTTATAAACAGGACACCACCCAGAAACAAGACCAGACCCAGAAAGACCCCACTCATAAACAGGACACCACTCAGAAGCAAGACCAGACCACCCATAAACAAGACCAGACCCAGAAACAAGACCAGACCCAGAAACAAGACCAGGCCCAGAAACAAGACACCACCCAAAAACAAGACCAGGCCCAGAAAGACTCCATTCTTAAACAGGGTCAGACCCAGAAACAAGACACCACCCAGAAACAGGACACCACCCAGAAACAAGACCAAACCCCAAAAAAAGACTCAATTCAGAAACAAGAGCCAACCCCAATGCAGTCCTCTATACTGAAACAAGACCAGACCCAGAAACAAGACTCCACTCATAAACAGGACACCACCCAGAAACAAGACCAGACCACCCAGAAACAAGACACCACCCAAAAACAAGACCAGACCCAGAAACAAGACACCACCCAAAAACAAGACCAGACCCAGAAAGACTCCACTCTTAAACAGGATCAGACCCAGAAACAAGACCAGGCCCAGAAACAAGACTCCACCCAGAAACAGGAAACCACACAGAAACAAGACCAAACCCAGAAAAAAGACGCAATTCAGAAACAAGACCAGACCCAGAAAAAAGACTCCACTCAGAAACAGGACACCACCCAGAAACAAGACCAGACCCAGAAACAGGACACCACCCAGAAACAAGACCAGACCCAGAAACAAGACTCAACCCAGAAACAAGACCAGACCCAGAAACAAGACTCAACCCAGAAACAAGACCAGACCCAGAAACAAGACCAAACCCAGAAAAAAGACGCAATTCAGAAACAAGACCAGACCACCCATAAACAAGACCAGACCCAGAAAAAAGACTCCACTCAGAAACAGGACACCACCCAGAAACAAGACCAGACCCAGAAACAGGACACCACCCAGAAACAAGACCAGACCCAGAAACAAGACTCAACCCAGAAACAAGACCAGACCCAGAAACAAGACCAGACCCAGAAACAAGACCAGACCCAGAAAGACTCCACTCATAAACAGGACACCACCCAGAAACAAGACCAGACCCAGAAACAAGACTCAACCCAGAAACAAGACCAGACCCAGAAAGACTCCACTTATAAACAGGACACCACCCAGAAACAAGACCAGACCCAGAAAGACTCCACTCATAAACAGGACACCACTCAGAAGCAAGACCAGACCACCCATAAACAAGACCAGACCCAGAAACCAGACCAGACCCAGAAACAAGACCAGGCCCAGAAAGACTCCATTCTTAAACAGGGTCAGACCCAGAAACAAGACACCACCCAGAAACAAGACCAAACCCCAAAAAAAGACTCAATTCAGAAACAAGAGCCAACCCCAATGCAGTCCTCTATACTGAAACAAGACCAGACCAAGAAACAAGACTCCACTCATAAACAG GACACCACCCAGAAACAAGACCAGACCCAGAAACAAGACTCAACCCAGAAACAAGACCAGACCCAGAAAAAAGATGCAATTCAGAAACAAGACCAGACCCAGAAAAAAGACGCAATTCAGAAACAAGACCAGACCCAGAAAAAAGACTCCACTCAGAAACAGGACACCACCCAGAAACAAGACCAGGCCCAGAAACAAGACTCCACCCAGAAACAGGAAACCACACAGAAACAAGACCAAACCCAGAAAAAAGACGCAATTCAGAAACAAGACCAGACCCAGAAAAAAGACTCCACTCAGAAACAGGACACCACCCAGAAACAAGACCAGACCCAGAAACAGGACACCACCCAGAAACAAGACCAGACCCAGAAACAAGACTCAACCCAGAAACAAGACCAGACCCAGAAACAAGACCAGACCCAGAAACAAGACCAGACCCAGAAAGACTCCACTCATAAACAGGACACCACCCAGAAACAAGACCAGACCCAGAAACAAGACTCAACCCAGAAACAAGACCAGACCCAGAAAGACTCCACTTATAAACAGGACACCACCCAGAAACAAGACCAGACCCAGAAAGACTCCACTCATAAACAGGACACCACTCAGAAGCAAGACCAGACCACCCATAAACAAGACCAGACCCAGAAACAAGACCAGGCCCAGAAACAAGACACCACCCAAAAACAAGACCAGGCCCAGAAAGACTCCATTCTTAAACAGGGTCAGACCCAGAAACAAGACACCACCCAGAAACAGGACACCACCCAGAAACAAGACCAAACCCCAAAAAAAGACTCAATTCAGAAACAAGAGCCAACCCCAATGCAGTCCTCTATACTGAAACAAGACCAGACCAAGAAACAAGACTCCACTCATAAACAG GACACCACCCAGAAACAAGACCAGACCCAGAAACAAGACTCAACCCAGAAACAAGACCAGACCCAGAAAAAAGATGCAATTCAGAAACAAGACCAGACCCAGAAAAAAGACGCAATTCAGAAACAAGACCAGACCCAGAAAAAAGACTCCACTCAGAAACAGGACACCACCCAGAAACAAGACCAGACCCAGAAACAAGACTCAACCCAGAAACAAGACCAGACCCAGAAACAAGACCAGACCCAGAAAGACTCCACTCATAAACAGGACACCACCCAGAAACAAGACCAGACCCAGAAAGACTCCACTCATAAACAGGACACCACCCAGAAACAAGACCAGACCCAGAAACAAGACTCAACCCAGAAACAAGACCAGACCCAGAAAGACTCCACTTATAAACAGGACACCACCCAGAAACAAGACCAGACCCAGAAACAAGACAAGACCCAGAAACAGGACTCCACCCAAAAACATGAAACCACACAGAAACAAGACCAACCCCAGAAAAAAGACACAATTCATAAACAAGACCAGACCCAGAAAAAAGACTCCACTTATAAACAG GACACCACCCAGAAACAAGACCAGACCCAGAAACAAGACCAGACCCAGAAACAAGACTCAACCCAGAAACAAGACCAGACCACCCAGAAACAAGACCAGACCCAGAAAAAAGACTCCACTCAGAAACAGGACTCAACCCAGAAACAAGAGCAGACCCAGAAACAAGACTCCACTCATAAACAGGACACCACTCAGAAGCAAGACCAGACCACCCATAAACAAGACCAGACCCAGAAACAAGACTCAACCCAAAAACAAGACCAGGCCCAGAAAGACTCCACTCTTAAACAGGATCAGACCCAGAAACAAGACCAGGCCCAGAAAGACTCCACTCTTAAACAGGATCAGACCAAGAAACAAGACCAAACCCAGAAAAAAGACTCAATTCAAAAACAAGAGCCAACTCCAAAGCAGTCCTCTACACTGAAACAAGACCAGACCCAGAAACAAGACTCCACTCAGAAACAGGACACCACCCAGAAACAAGACCAGACCCAGAAAGACTCCACTCATAAACAAGACACCACGCAGAAGCATGACCAGACCACCCAAAAACAAGACCAGACACATAAAGACTCCACTCTTAAACAGGATCAGACCCAGAAACAAGACCAGACCCAGAAATACTCCACTCATAAACAGCACACCTCTCAGAAGCAAGACCAGACACAGAAACAAGACACCACCCAAAAACAAGAGCAGGCCCAGAAAGACTCCACCCCTAAACAGGATCAGACCCAGAAAGACTCCACTTATAAACAAGACACCACTCAGAAGCAAGACCAGACAACCCAGAAACAAGACTCCACCCAAAAACAAGACCAGGCCCAGAAAGACTCCACTCATAAACAGGACACCACTCAGAAAAAAGACCAGACCACCCATAAACAAGACCAGACCCAAAAACAAGACACCGCCCAAAAACAAGACCAGGCCCAGAAAGACTTCACTGTTAAACAGGATCAGACTCAGAAACAAGACCAGACCCAGAAACAAGACTCAACCCAGAAACACGACCAGGCCCAGAAAGACTCCACTCATAAACAGGACACCACTCAGAAGCAAGATCAGACCACCCAGAAACAAGACCAGACCCAGAAAGACTCCACTCATAAACAGGACACCACCCAGAAACAAGACCAGACCCAGAAAGACTCCACTCATAAACAGGACACCACTCAGAAGCAAGACCAGACCACCCAAAAACAAGATCAGGCCCAGAAAGACTCCACTCTTAAACAGGATCAGACCCAAAAACAAGACCAGACCCAGAAACAAGTCTCCACTCAGAAACAAGACCAGACCCAGAAACACGATCAGGCCCAGAAACAAGACCAGACCCAGAAACAAGACCAGGCCCAGAAACAAGACCAGGTCCAGAAACAGGACCAGACCCAGAAACAAGACCAGGCCCAGAAACAAGATCAGGCCCAGAAACAAGACCAGACCCAGAAACAAGATCAGGCCCAGAAACAAGAAGAGACCCAGAAACAAGATCAGGCCCAGAAACACGACCCAACCCCATTACAGTGCTCTACCATGAAACAATATTTAACACAGAAACTAGACCTGACCAAAAAAGAAGACCCCACTCAGAAACAAGACCCAGCCCAAAAGCCAGATTTTGATCAGAAgtccgacaaaacccagaaaGAAGATCCACCACAGAAGCAAAGCCTAACTCAGCTTCCAGGCTTTGCACAGAAACCAGACCCAGGGCAGACCCAACAAGAGCAGAAGAAAGACTCCACCCAGAAATCAGACTCCACCCAGAAACCAGACTCAACCCAGAAACTGGATCCAACCCAAAAACCACACTCAACTCACAAAGTGGATCCAACCCAGAAACTGGATCCAACCCAGAAACTGGATCCAACCCAGAAACCAGACTCAACTCAGAAAGTGGATCCAACCCAGAAACCAGACTCAACTCAGAAAGTGGATCCAACCCAGAAACTGGATCCAACCCAGAAACAAGACTCAACTCAGAAACTGGATCCAACCCAGAAACTGGATCCAACCCAGAAACTGGATCCAACCCAGAAACCAGACTCCACTCAGAAACTGGATCCAACCCAGAAACCAGACTCAACTCAGAAACTGCATCCAACCCAGAAACCAGACTCAACCCAGAAACTGGATCCAACCCAGAAATGGGGAACCAGTCACTTCCAAAGTCCAGAAAACGTGGTTGATCCATATGCACATTCATTCCTAGAGGCCCAGCAACATATTGACCAGAGAGATACAGTACCCTCAAGTTATGTCCAATACACCACAGCAGGGCAGACCACCTCACAGCAGAGTCAAGGGGGTGACAAAACCGCCCAACAGACTGGACATACTGAAACACATTATTCCTATACCTCAGAAGGTGTTACACCATCTCACCAGATATGGGGAACCAGCTTCCACCAGGGAGATAAAGATGATCTATACTCCCATTCGTTTCTAAAGGCCCAACACTACATTGACCAGAGAGAGACAGTACCTTCAAGCTTTGTCCAAAACACCAGTGGAGGTCAGGACACCACACAGCAAACGACCCAAGAAAAGAAGACCACGCCTTGGCCAACCTATGAACCACACACCAGTGGAGGGCAGGACACCACACAGCAAACGACCCAAGAAAAGAAGACCACGCCTTGGCCAACCTATGAACCACACACCAGTGGAGGGCAGGACACCACACAGCAAACGACCCAAGAAAAGAAGACAACGCCTTGGTCAACCTATGAACCACCCACCAGTGGAGGTCAGGACACCACACAGCAAACGACCCAACAAAATAAGACCACAACTTGGTCAACCTATGAACCACACACCAGTGGAGGTCAGGACACCACAaagcaagggacccaagaaaagaaGACCACAACTTGGTCAACCTATGAACAACACACCGGTGGAAATCTGGGTTCATCATCCACACAGAGTCATCATGAAGCTCACCCACAAAAGCAAGACCTAAGCCCTTGTCACTATCCTTTGTATGAACTTTCCCGACAATCACCAACACTCGCAAGAAGTAAACAAGCTTCAACAAAACCAGAAGAGTCCGCTGAAGAACCTCAAAAATCCCCACCCCCATCCTCTGGAGTGAACACTTCTAGTAATACCAGTTCTCAGAAGGAGGAGAAGCAAAAGTCCACTGGGAAGCCATTCAAATGGCCATGGAACTAA